From Enhydrobacter sp., the proteins below share one genomic window:
- a CDS encoding CoA transferase → MAGPLAGVRILDCTTVVLGPWAAQQLGDLGADVIKIEPPEGDTTRQLGPARHPGMAAFYLGCNRSKRSIVLDLKQEAGRKALFKLAETADVLMHNYRPDPAKRLGVEYEAFERINPRLVYLATYGYRAAGPMGAKAAYDDIIQAGSGLAALQTVVAGQPRFLPTIVADKTSSNGVVSALLAALFARERTGKGQAVEVPMYETLVSFVMVEHLYGESFRPALETAGYKRVLNKERRPYPSKDGFFALLPYTDSHWKEFCMLVGREDLAKDPRFTSLANRLKNVEAYYGTLATLCAERTNAEWVELLKKSNVPHGPVNTLEDLFVDPQLQATGFWKEVDHPTEGRLRMPDIPPRFSKTKPEITRLQPRLGEHSVEVLREAGFTAAEIDAMLKSGATKAT, encoded by the coding sequence ATGGCGGGTCCTTTGGCCGGCGTGAGGATTCTCGACTGCACCACGGTCGTGCTCGGACCCTGGGCGGCCCAGCAACTCGGCGATCTTGGCGCCGACGTCATCAAGATCGAGCCGCCGGAAGGCGACACCACCCGACAGCTCGGTCCGGCGCGGCATCCCGGCATGGCCGCCTTCTACCTGGGCTGCAACCGCTCCAAGCGTTCGATCGTGCTCGATCTCAAACAGGAGGCCGGCCGCAAGGCCCTCTTCAAACTCGCCGAAACGGCCGACGTGCTGATGCACAACTATCGGCCGGATCCCGCCAAGCGGCTGGGCGTGGAATACGAAGCTTTCGAGAGGATCAATCCGCGCCTGGTCTACCTGGCGACCTATGGCTACCGCGCCGCAGGCCCGATGGGCGCCAAGGCAGCCTATGACGACATCATCCAGGCCGGCTCGGGCCTTGCCGCCCTGCAAACCGTGGTGGCCGGGCAGCCGCGGTTCCTGCCGACGATCGTGGCCGACAAGACCAGTTCCAACGGAGTGGTGTCGGCTCTGCTGGCGGCGCTGTTCGCGCGCGAGCGCACGGGCAAGGGACAAGCCGTCGAAGTACCGATGTACGAAACGCTCGTCTCCTTCGTCATGGTCGAGCACCTTTACGGCGAAAGCTTCCGGCCGGCGCTCGAGACCGCGGGCTACAAGCGCGTCCTCAACAAGGAACGTCGGCCTTATCCGTCGAAGGACGGGTTCTTCGCCCTGCTGCCCTATACCGACAGCCACTGGAAGGAGTTCTGCATGTTGGTCGGCCGCGAGGACTTGGCCAAGGATCCCCGCTTCACCTCGCTCGCCAACCGCCTGAAGAACGTGGAGGCCTACTATGGCACGCTCGCCACGCTGTGCGCGGAGCGCACCAATGCCGAATGGGTCGAGCTCCTGAAGAAGTCGAACGTCCCGCACGGCCCGGTCAACACGCTCGAGGACCTGTTCGTCGATCCGCAGCTGCAGGCGACCGGCTTTTGGAAAGAGGTCGACCATCCGACTGAAGGCAGGCTCAGGATGCCGGACATACCGCCGCGATTCAGCAAGACCAAACCGGAGATTACACGGCTGCAGCCGCGGCTCGGCGAGCACAGCGTCGAAGTGCTGCGCGAAGCCGGCTTTACCGCTGCGGAGATCGACGCCATGCTGAAATCGGGCGCGACCAAGGCGACATAG
- a CDS encoding AAA family ATPase, with product MLCPTCRTETKPGGRFCTACGAQLVLQCGSCGFANTPDDRFCAGCGSALVVHPLSVRPQHVMRTAAVQRRLGDGERKRVTVLFADLKGSTAAIQGLDPETALTRLEPAVQIMVRLVHRYEGVVCRRMGDGILALFGAPVAHEDHAVRACFAALGMQRELRDAGLGETVRVGLNSGDVLYRTVTSDIGLEVDVVGPVVHLAARMEQMAPPGSVYLTGETQALTQGLVETRNLGRRETRSTELPVETYEAIGASLYRSRWQAAATRDRAPFVDRETERATLDAALAALERGRGGLIGICGEAGLGKSRLVYSALAERKLGASRRTTFAGTTAMGRNIPYHALASALRTMFATIDGDDPRAVPDQVAAILGELDPSLRIDAPFFASLLSLAAATPQWLAMDPRRKQVAARDACLRLTRVMTARAPRVLAFEDLHWIDRESEEVLRAIAALTREVPLLVVLTYRADYDDSWLASLGGARLRMAPLSDDDVRRALRAWFVEGAETERLIERLTARVGGNPLFVEECVRSMAQHGVLTGLVEQETGPRRRYACWEAPESISVPPSVHDVIASRIDRRSPECVELLRTLSMVARGIPLWLATAVSGQSHAATEGALREAVAAEILVQESLYPDVEYVFAHALVREVAHDSLTRTRRIEAHRRIFDALESHFGQRAVEQTEWLALHAEAAELWDKAALYQATAAERALARGSYHEAIAGTRAALASYDRGTRSKEATERAIDGLRALRALLFATGGEASETRAALSRAEELARSIDDRTRLAWVWAEQSAQCWVEGDNAGAIATARRSLDIAERSGDVRLRALAMFRLGLGLYAIGDYVGAATSLASSCELLDGDLRFERIGTVATTSVLGGGYLVATLCELGRLDEAARRLQDLLALSAETRDLYSIAAAQVARSTLAIARADVATAVPLLEALLTQARAGGALAVSLFVQSLLGRAKFVAGDAEGAIALLMGRQDDTKLQPSDAHGLTKVWLAEALAAVGREEEADGILDAIRRDVGLRREEGVLAHCFAVKAKVALVRGRREEAQAWFRHGLEHAERLSMRPLAEACRAALAATAGE from the coding sequence AGCCGCCGTGCAGCGCCGCCTCGGTGACGGCGAGCGCAAGCGTGTGACCGTGCTGTTCGCCGATCTCAAGGGTTCGACGGCGGCGATCCAGGGCCTCGATCCGGAGACGGCCCTGACCCGGCTGGAGCCCGCGGTGCAGATCATGGTGCGGCTGGTCCATCGTTATGAGGGCGTGGTGTGCCGTCGCATGGGCGACGGCATCCTGGCGCTGTTCGGTGCGCCTGTCGCGCACGAGGATCACGCCGTTCGGGCCTGCTTCGCTGCACTCGGCATGCAACGCGAGCTGCGCGACGCGGGTTTGGGCGAGACGGTGCGCGTCGGCCTGAATTCGGGCGACGTGCTGTATCGAACGGTCACGTCCGACATCGGCCTCGAGGTCGATGTCGTGGGGCCAGTCGTCCACCTCGCCGCCCGCATGGAGCAGATGGCGCCGCCGGGTTCGGTCTATCTGACCGGCGAGACACAGGCCCTGACACAGGGCCTCGTCGAGACTCGCAACCTCGGCCGGCGCGAGACCAGGAGCACCGAGCTGCCGGTAGAGACCTACGAGGCGATCGGCGCCTCGCTCTATCGCTCCCGCTGGCAGGCCGCGGCGACGCGCGATCGCGCGCCGTTCGTCGATCGCGAGACCGAGCGTGCGACGCTGGATGCGGCCCTGGCCGCGCTCGAGCGCGGGCGCGGCGGATTGATCGGCATCTGCGGCGAGGCCGGGCTCGGCAAGTCGCGCCTCGTCTACAGCGCCCTGGCCGAGCGCAAGCTCGGCGCGTCGCGGCGCACCACCTTCGCCGGCACCACGGCGATGGGGCGCAACATCCCCTACCATGCGCTGGCATCGGCGCTGCGCACGATGTTTGCGACCATCGACGGCGACGATCCTCGTGCGGTGCCCGACCAGGTCGCTGCGATCCTCGGCGAGCTCGATCCGTCCCTGAGAATCGACGCGCCGTTTTTCGCCTCGCTGCTGTCTCTGGCGGCAGCGACGCCGCAATGGCTCGCCATGGACCCGCGCCGCAAGCAGGTGGCGGCACGCGACGCCTGCCTGCGGCTGACGCGTGTCATGACCGCCCGCGCGCCGCGCGTGCTGGCGTTCGAGGATCTGCACTGGATCGATCGCGAGAGCGAGGAGGTCCTGCGGGCGATCGCGGCGCTCACGCGGGAGGTCCCGCTGCTGGTCGTCCTGACCTATCGCGCCGACTACGACGATTCCTGGCTGGCTTCGCTCGGCGGCGCACGGCTGCGCATGGCGCCGCTCTCCGACGACGACGTACGCCGCGCGCTACGCGCCTGGTTCGTCGAAGGCGCCGAAACGGAGCGGCTGATCGAGCGGTTGACGGCGCGTGTCGGCGGCAATCCCCTGTTCGTCGAGGAGTGCGTGCGCTCGATGGCGCAGCACGGAGTCCTCACAGGACTGGTCGAGCAGGAGACAGGTCCGCGGCGTCGTTACGCCTGCTGGGAGGCGCCGGAATCGATCAGCGTTCCGCCGTCGGTGCACGACGTCATCGCGTCGCGTATCGACCGCCGCTCGCCTGAATGCGTCGAACTGCTGCGGACCTTGTCGATGGTGGCGCGCGGAATTCCGCTGTGGCTGGCGACGGCAGTGTCGGGGCAATCGCACGCCGCGACCGAGGGCGCGTTGCGCGAGGCCGTGGCCGCCGAGATTCTGGTGCAAGAAAGCCTTTACCCCGACGTCGAGTACGTCTTCGCGCACGCCCTGGTGCGCGAGGTGGCGCACGATTCCCTGACCAGGACGCGCCGGATCGAGGCACATCGACGCATCTTCGACGCTTTGGAAAGTCATTTCGGCCAGCGTGCCGTCGAGCAGACGGAGTGGCTCGCGCTGCATGCCGAGGCCGCGGAGTTATGGGACAAGGCGGCATTGTACCAGGCAACGGCGGCGGAGCGGGCGTTGGCGCGCGGCTCCTATCACGAGGCGATCGCGGGCACGCGTGCCGCGCTGGCGTCCTACGATCGCGGCACTCGATCCAAGGAGGCGACCGAGCGGGCCATCGACGGCTTGCGTGCTCTGCGGGCGTTGCTGTTCGCGACGGGTGGCGAGGCAAGCGAAACACGCGCTGCGTTGTCTCGTGCCGAGGAACTGGCGCGGTCCATCGATGATCGAACGCGGCTTGCCTGGGTTTGGGCCGAGCAGTCCGCCCAATGCTGGGTAGAAGGCGACAACGCCGGGGCGATCGCGACGGCGCGGCGCAGTCTCGACATCGCCGAACGATCTGGCGACGTGCGGCTGCGCGCGCTGGCGATGTTTCGCCTCGGCCTTGGCCTCTATGCCATCGGCGACTATGTCGGTGCGGCGACGTCGCTCGCCTCGAGTTGCGAACTGCTCGACGGCGATCTGCGCTTCGAGCGCATCGGCACCGTGGCGACCACGTCGGTGCTGGGCGGCGGATATCTCGTTGCCACGCTCTGCGAGCTCGGTCGGTTGGACGAGGCCGCCCGCCGGCTGCAGGATCTGCTCGCGCTGTCGGCGGAAACGCGCGACCTCTACTCGATCGCCGCCGCGCAGGTCGCCCGCTCGACGCTCGCTATAGCGCGCGCCGACGTCGCGACGGCGGTACCGTTGCTCGAGGCGCTCCTGACCCAGGCGCGCGCGGGCGGCGCACTTGCCGTCTCGCTGTTCGTCCAAAGCCTGCTCGGTCGCGCCAAGTTCGTCGCCGGTGATGCCGAAGGCGCGATCGCGTTGCTCATGGGCCGGCAGGACGACACGAAACTTCAGCCGTCCGATGCACACGGCCTGACCAAGGTGTGGCTGGCCGAGGCGCTCGCGGCGGTCGGCCGGGAGGAGGAGGCGGATGGCATTCTCGATGCGATCCGGCGGGATGTCGGCCTGCGGCGCGAGGAAGGCGTGCTCGCGCACTGCTTCGCGGTGAAGGCCAAAGTGGCCCTCGTGCGAGGCCGGCGCGAGGAAGCGCAGGCGTGGTTCCGCCACGGCCTCGAGCACGCCGAGCGGTTGTCGATGCGCCCGCTAGCCGAGGCGTGTCGCGCGGCGCTTGCGGCGACCGCCGGCGAGTGA
- a CDS encoding tripartite tricarboxylate transporter substrate binding protein — MIIRASRRELLRYGTVAAAVAALPSPSIAQVWPSKPIKITVGYPAGGLTDTFARAYGEYISQKTGQPVVVENKAGASGAIAAEQVKNAPPDGHHLMWTISTTMIMNKVLFKKLPYDPDKDFALISWMDAGHLPLVVNAKLPIRNLAELAAYARANKTSLGTYGAGSYSHVAVEALNRHYNLTIQPVHYRGEAPMWIDVGSGAVQGGSGSYAASAGMLQSGNGRAIAVPTKQRMRKLPDVATFYEQGVEDIAFQVQGFICLVGPAAMPKDVVKKLSDLMVEAGKTERIQKILDTFGIDNAARDHVFFEKFVADQGPVWLKLVKDLNLEPQ, encoded by the coding sequence ATGATCATCCGCGCGTCGCGTCGTGAGTTGTTGCGTTATGGTACCGTTGCTGCAGCCGTTGCGGCCTTACCATCTCCGTCCATCGCTCAGGTTTGGCCGAGCAAGCCGATCAAGATCACCGTCGGCTATCCTGCCGGCGGCCTGACCGATACTTTCGCCCGCGCCTATGGCGAGTACATCTCGCAGAAGACCGGGCAGCCCGTGGTGGTCGAAAACAAGGCCGGCGCCTCCGGTGCCATCGCCGCGGAGCAAGTGAAGAACGCGCCGCCGGACGGCCACCACCTGATGTGGACGATTTCGACCACGATGATCATGAACAAGGTGCTGTTCAAGAAGCTGCCCTATGATCCCGACAAGGACTTCGCCCTGATCTCGTGGATGGATGCAGGGCATCTGCCGCTCGTCGTCAACGCCAAGCTGCCGATCCGGAACCTGGCCGAGCTGGCGGCCTATGCGCGCGCCAACAAGACGAGCCTTGGCACCTATGGCGCCGGCTCCTACAGCCACGTTGCGGTGGAGGCGCTCAACCGCCACTACAATCTCACCATCCAGCCCGTGCACTACCGCGGCGAGGCGCCGATGTGGATCGACGTCGGATCGGGCGCTGTGCAGGGCGGCAGCGGCAGCTACGCCGCGTCGGCCGGCATGTTGCAGTCGGGCAACGGCAGGGCGATCGCCGTGCCGACCAAGCAGCGCATGAGGAAGCTGCCCGATGTGGCGACCTTCTACGAGCAGGGCGTCGAGGACATCGCCTTCCAGGTGCAGGGCTTCATCTGTCTGGTCGGCCCGGCAGCCATGCCCAAGGACGTCGTCAAGAAGCTCAGCGATCTGATGGTCGAGGCCGGCAAAACCGAGCGCATCCAGAAGATCCTCGACACGTTCGGCATCGACAACGCCGCCCGAGACCACGTCTTTTTCGAGAAGTTCGTGGCCGATCAGGGTCCGGTGTGGCTCAAGCTGGTGAAGGATCTGAACCTCGAGCCGCAATGA